From a region of the Arachis ipaensis cultivar K30076 chromosome B09, Araip1.1, whole genome shotgun sequence genome:
- the LOC107617566 gene encoding imidazoleglycerol-phosphate dehydratase isoform X2, whose protein sequence is MELSAPPCLPKCPSSLLLKSRVRFFQRTLNPTPLHSKASIFSVNHRSLTRMDPLINVSCAALVRDNNSPATSALPVDSGARTGEVKRVTKETNVSVKINLDGCGVADSSTGIPFLDHMLDQLASHGLFDVHVKATGDTHIDDHHTNEDVALAIGTALLQALGDRKGINRFGDFSAPLDEALIHVSLDLSGRPHLSYNLDIPTQRVGTYDAQLVEHFFQSLVNTSGMTLHIRQLAGKNSHHIIEATFKAFARALRQATEYDPRRRGTIPSSKGVLSRS, encoded by the exons ATGGAGCTGTCTGCACCTCCATGTCTTCCAAAATGCCCATCATCCCTGCTTCTCAAATCTAGGGTTAGGTTTTTTCAGAGGACGCTGAATCCAACACCCCTACATTCCAAAGCTTCAATCTTTTCAGTGAATCACCGCAGTCTCACCCGAATGGACCCTCTCATAAACGTCTCTTGTGCTGCTTTGGTGAGAGACAACAACTCTCCAGCTACATCAGCTTTGCCAGTTGACTCAG GTGCTAGAACAGGTGAGGTGAAAAGGGTCACTAAGGAGACTAATGTCTCAGTCAAAATAAACCTGGATGGTTGTGGAGTTGCTGATAGTAGTACTGGAATTCCCTTCCTTGATCATATGCTAGAT CAACTTGCTTCACATGGGTTGTTCGACGTTCATGTCAAGGCTACAGGTGACACACATATTGATGATCATCACACAAATGAAGATGTTGCTCTTGCTATTGGAACG GCTTTGCTACAGGCTCTTGGCGATAGAAAGGGTATTAATCGGTTTGGTGACTTCTCTGCTCCACTTGATGAAGCATTAATACACGTTTCACTG GATTTATCTGGCCGGCCACATTTAAGTTATAATTTGGATATCCCTACCCAGAGGGTTGGGACATATGATGCTCAG TTGGTGGAGCATTTCTTCCAGTCCCTGGTGAATACTTCTGGCATGACACTCCACATTCGGCAG CTTGCCGGAAAAAACTCCCATCATATTATTGAGGCAACCTTCAAAGCTTTTGCTAGGGCTCTTCGACAAGCAACAGAGTACGATCCACGTCGCCGTGGAACAATACCAAG TTCAAAAGGAGTTTTGTCAAGAAGTTAA
- the LOC107617566 gene encoding imidazoleglycerol-phosphate dehydratase isoform X1, which yields MELSAPPCLPKCPSSLLLKSRVRFFQRTLNPTPLHSKASIFSVNHRSLTRMDPLINVSCAALVRDNNSPATSALPVDSGARTGEVKRVTKETNVSVKINLDGCGVADSSTGIPFLDHMLDQLASHGLFDVHVKATGDTHIDDHHTNEDVALAIGTALLQALGDRKGINRFGDFSAPLDEALIHVSLDLSGRPHLSYNLDIPTQRVGTYDAQLVEHFFQSLVNTSGMTLHIRQNTYVFLCEQLAGKNSHHIIEATFKAFARALRQATEYDPRRRGTIPSSKGVLSRS from the exons ATGGAGCTGTCTGCACCTCCATGTCTTCCAAAATGCCCATCATCCCTGCTTCTCAAATCTAGGGTTAGGTTTTTTCAGAGGACGCTGAATCCAACACCCCTACATTCCAAAGCTTCAATCTTTTCAGTGAATCACCGCAGTCTCACCCGAATGGACCCTCTCATAAACGTCTCTTGTGCTGCTTTGGTGAGAGACAACAACTCTCCAGCTACATCAGCTTTGCCAGTTGACTCAG GTGCTAGAACAGGTGAGGTGAAAAGGGTCACTAAGGAGACTAATGTCTCAGTCAAAATAAACCTGGATGGTTGTGGAGTTGCTGATAGTAGTACTGGAATTCCCTTCCTTGATCATATGCTAGAT CAACTTGCTTCACATGGGTTGTTCGACGTTCATGTCAAGGCTACAGGTGACACACATATTGATGATCATCACACAAATGAAGATGTTGCTCTTGCTATTGGAACG GCTTTGCTACAGGCTCTTGGCGATAGAAAGGGTATTAATCGGTTTGGTGACTTCTCTGCTCCACTTGATGAAGCATTAATACACGTTTCACTG GATTTATCTGGCCGGCCACATTTAAGTTATAATTTGGATATCCCTACCCAGAGGGTTGGGACATATGATGCTCAG TTGGTGGAGCATTTCTTCCAGTCCCTGGTGAATACTTCTGGCATGACACTCCACATTCGGCAG AATACATATGTATTCCTCTGTGAACAGCTTGCCGGAAAAAACTCCCATCATATTATTGAGGCAACCTTCAAAGCTTTTGCTAGGGCTCTTCGACAAGCAACAGAGTACGATCCACGTCGCCGTGGAACAATACCAAG TTCAAAAGGAGTTTTGTCAAGAAGTTAA
- the LOC107617567 gene encoding photosystem II D1 precursor processing protein PSB27-H2, chloroplastic isoform X1, whose product MAIILAATMCSITSFKPAQAIKTFDFEDKVQSRSNIALPPSEPLSSRRQLIVGAGASLVTTACCYGLSPSMGWAEEKSSDKEDDDNKGIVGDITSLFDPNEKTKKGKVLPKAYLKSAREVVKTLRESLNEPPDDIAKFRRTADSAKESIREYLGSWRGKQTVVQEESYVMLEKAIRSLANFYSKAGPSAPLPKEVKSEILDYLNIAEEFL is encoded by the exons ATGGCAATTATCCTTGCAGCAACCATGTGTTCCATTACAAGTTTCAAACCAGCTCAAGCGATCAAAACATTTGATTTTGAGG ATAAAGTGCAATCCAGGTCTAATATTGCACTGCCTCCTTCGGAACCTTTGTCGAGTCGCAGGCAGCTTATAGTCGGTGCTGGCGCTTCATTGGTTACCACGGCGTGTTGTTATGGTTTATCTCCATCAATGGGGTGGGCAGAAGAGAAATCATCTGACAAAGAGGATGATGATAACAAAGGGATTGTTGGGGACATCACATCATTGTTTGATCCTAATGAGAAAACAAAGAAAGGGAAGGTGTTGCCAAAGGCTTACTTAAAGTCAGCAAGAGAGGTTGTGAAAACACTGCGTGAATCTTTGAATGAACCACCTGATGACATTGCCAAATTTAGAAGAACTGCAGACTCAGCAAAAGAGTCAATTAGAGAGTATTTGGGGAGTTGGAGGGGGAAGCAGACTGTTGTTCAAGAA GAATCATACGTTATGCTGGAGAAGGCAATTAGATCTTTGGCGAATTTTTACTCAAAGGCAGGGCCATCTGCACCATTGCCGAAGGAGGTTAAGTCTGAGATATTGGACTACCTAAATATTGCTGAGGAATTTTTGTAG
- the LOC107617567 gene encoding photosystem II D1 precursor processing protein PSB27-H2, chloroplastic isoform X2, with the protein MGWAEEKSSDKEDDDNKGIVGDITSLFDPNEKTKKGKVLPKAYLKSAREVVKTLRESLNEPPDDIAKFRRTADSAKESIREYLGSWRGKQTVVQEESYVMLEKAIRSLANFYSKAGPSAPLPKEVKSEILDYLNIAEEFL; encoded by the exons ATGGGGTGGGCAGAAGAGAAATCATCTGACAAAGAGGATGATGATAACAAAGGGATTGTTGGGGACATCACATCATTGTTTGATCCTAATGAGAAAACAAAGAAAGGGAAGGTGTTGCCAAAGGCTTACTTAAAGTCAGCAAGAGAGGTTGTGAAAACACTGCGTGAATCTTTGAATGAACCACCTGATGACATTGCCAAATTTAGAAGAACTGCAGACTCAGCAAAAGAGTCAATTAGAGAGTATTTGGGGAGTTGGAGGGGGAAGCAGACTGTTGTTCAAGAA GAATCATACGTTATGCTGGAGAAGGCAATTAGATCTTTGGCGAATTTTTACTCAAAGGCAGGGCCATCTGCACCATTGCCGAAGGAGGTTAAGTCTGAGATATTGGACTACCTAAATATTGCTGAGGAATTTTTGTAG
- the LOC107617565 gene encoding uncharacterized protein LOC107617565 → MAGGNHPKPPPSSSSHRKSRWESNANNLKSPADPQPNNDPKNTKPSPKTKPSNPNPNHNHNPSPNKRPSSDHPLLISFPEPPALPPPPPPAYGFHMLERRTIVLADGSVRSYFALPPDYHHLPPARPPIDLPSAGGAPFDNRFPSPSSRFDRPRHPDYRNLPPEASGKRKFGDEDGGGGRDELAKQREQLLRNANLNNGFSAAGPSELRPNKQIRVDGVVAGGGGLGVKHHQQVGQENLKKAFLHFVRLINENPSQKKSYLEDGKQGRIQCIACGRSAKDFPDTHALIMHTYNSDTADLRVDHLGLHKALCVLMGWNYSKPPDNSKAYQFLSADEAAANQDDLIMWPPLVIIHNTNTGKNKEGRMEGLGNKTMDNIIRELGCVSGKSKSLYGRDGHLGITLVKFTGDQSGLKGATQLAEHFEKEKHGRKDWARVQPVITFGKEDENNPNLVKVDEKKGDKRRVLYGYLGTAFDLDKVDFDTRKKAVIESRREYKQSV, encoded by the exons ATGGCCGGCGGTAACCACCCCAAGCCTCCGCCCTCCTCCTCCTCCCACCGCAAATCCCGTTGGGAATCCAACGCCAACAATCTTAAATCTCCGGCGGATCCCCAACCAAATAACGATCCCAAGAATACCAAACCCTCCCCTAAAACCAAACCAagcaaccctaaccctaaccatAATCATAATCCTAGCCCTAACAAACGCCCTTCCTCTGATCACCCACTCCTAATCTCTTTCCCGGAGCCTCCCGCCCTCCCTCCGCCCCCTCCCCCGGCCTACGGATTCCACATGCTGGAGCGCCGTACCATCGTCCTTGCCGACGGCAGCGTCCGATCCTACTTCGCCCTCCCACCCGATTACCACCACCTCCCTCCAGCTCGGCCCCCCATTGACCTCCCTTCCGCCGGCGGAGCTCCATTTGATAACCGGTTCCCTAGCCCGTCCTCTCGATTCGACCGCCCTAGGCACCCTGATTACCGGAACCTGCCCCCGGAAGCTTCCGGGAAGAGGAAGTTTGGTGACGAGGATGGTGGCGGCGGACGGGACGAGCTCGCCAAGCAAAGGGAGCAGCTCTTGCGGAACGCGAATCTCAATAATGGGTTTTCTGCTGCTGGTCCCAGTGAATTGAGGCCTAATAAGCAGATAAGGGTTGATGGGGTtgttgctggtggtggtggtttgGGTGTGAAGCACCACCAGCAGGTTGGTCAGGAAAATTTGAAGAAGGCGTTTCTTCATTTCGTTAGGTTGATTAACGAGAACCCCAGCCAGAAGAAGTCTTACTTGGAAGATGGAAAGCAAGGGCGAATTCAGTGCATTGCTTGTGGCAG GTCAGCTAAAGATTTTCCAGATACTCATGCTCTCATTATGCACACTTACAACTCAGATACTGCTGATTTGCGTGTTGATCATTTGGGGTTACACAAAGCTCTGTGTGTCTTAATGGGTTGGAACTACTCAAAGCCTCCTGATAACTCAAAAGCATATCAGTTTCTTTCTGCTGATGAAGCAGCAGCAAATCAGGATGATCTGATCATGTGGCCGCCACTGGTGATTATTCATAACACAAATACTGGAAAAAATAAAGAAGGACGTATGGAGGGTTTGGGAAACAAAACAATGGACAATATAATTAGAG AGCTTGGATGTGTGAGTGGCAAATCAAAGTCATTATACGGAAGAGATGGTCATTTGGGCATAACACTGGTTAAATTTACTGGGGATCAATCAGGCCTTAAGGGGGCCACGCAGCTTGCAGAACACTTTGAGAAGGAAAAGCATGGGCGCAAAGATTGGGCCCGTGTACAGCCTGTCATAACATTTGGGAAGGAGGATGAGAACAATCCAAACCTTGTAAAGGTGGATGAGAAAAAAGGAGATAAAAGGAGGGTGTTGTATGGCTATCTAGGAACTGCTTTTGATCTTGACAAAGTTGATTTTGACACAAGGAAGAAGGCAGTCATAGAGAGCAGGAGAGAATACAAACAATCCGTGTAG
- the LOC107617774 gene encoding LOW QUALITY PROTEIN: FRIGIDA-like protein 4a (The sequence of the model RefSeq protein was modified relative to this genomic sequence to represent the inferred CDS: substituted 1 base at 1 genomic stop codon), which translates to MGSIPDPGELSEVAPPPSFDEFQRQTSLMTSCTLLWKELSDHFSSLEKDLVSKSEALKLKIRTFDNHTAQSLKLLDHRESSIEGSVQIALRKLDNNRTAALSALTDSDCGDSAAGDGEVDNGEGLVLKLKSFCLRMDAVGFWMFVIGKKKELEALRSEMPVALSECVDPAKFVLEAISEVFPVDKRGGEKVGSGDLGWACVLVLESLIPVVVDPVIGKSRLMVTPAVKERAKEIAETWKASLEERGGIENVKTPDVHTFLQHLVTLLMKCLVLSLSLSLSKXKMTIEMSNMIEELISKGQQLDAVHFTYEVGLVDKFPPVPLLKSYLKDAKKVASSILEDPNNAGRAALEERAPSGKNALLYFLYLSEAGSLFKLTSFYVLHKIYQTLAARKEQSALRAVIKCIEEYKLEDEFPPENLKKRLDQLEKVKTDKKKPVVVPANKRTRASNSNGGPMPPAKAGRLTNAYVSSFPAAPAFVRSPSHGQYPAALPAYPSPPHMYGSRSPPANPYAAYSPEPAPAMAGSYPAASMNYPAYGGYGNVMAPTYQQAYYR; encoded by the exons ATGGGGTCCATCCCCGATCCCGGCGAGCTGAGCGAGGTTGCTCCTCCGCCGAGCTTCGACGAGTTCCAGCGTCAGACCTCACTTATGACCAGCTGCACACTCCTCTGGAAGGAGCTCTCCGACCACTTCTCCTCACTTGAGAAGGACCTAGTCAGCAAATCAGAAGCACTCAAGCTCAAGATTCGCACCTTCGACAACCACACCGCTCAGTCCCTAAAACTCCTTGACCACCGCGAGTCCTCCATCGAGGGAAGCGTCCAGATCGCCCTCCGCAAACTCGACAACAACCGGACCGCTGCGCTCTCCGCTCTTACCGACTCTGACTGCGGCGACTCCGCCGCCGGCGATGGTGAGGTGGACAATGGCGAGGGCCTAGTGCTGAAGCTGAAGTCATTCTGCCTGAGAATGGATGCGGTAGGGTTTTGGATGTTCGTGATCGGGAAGAAGAAGGAACTGGAGGCGCTGAGGTCGGAGATGCCGGTGGCGCTGTCGGAGTGTGTGGATCCGGCGAAGTTCGTGCTGGAGGCGATATCGGAAGTGTTTCCTGTGGACAAGAGAGGAGGGGAGAAGGTAGGTAGCGGGGACCTAGGTTGGGCGTGCGTGCTGGTGCTGGAGTCGCTGATCCCGGTGGTGGTGGACCCTGTGATAGGGAAGTCGAGGTTGATGGTGACGCCGGCAGTGAAGGAGAGGGCGAAGGAGATCGCTGAGACTTGGAAGGCGAGCCTTGAAGAGAGGGGAGGGATCGAGAACGTGAAGACCCCTGACGTGCACACGTTCTTGCAGCACCTTGTCACCTTGCTGATGAAATGCCtggtactctctctctctctctctctctcaaaatgAAAGATGACTATAGAAATGTCAA ATATGATTGAAGAGTTAATCAGCAAAGGCCAGCAGCTTGATGCAGTGCACTTTACATATGAAGTAGGTCTTGTGGACAAGTTCCCTCCTGTTCCGCTACTCAAATCTTATTTGAAGGATGCAAAGAAAGTTGCATCATCTATATTGGAAGATCCTAATAATGCAGGCCGAGCTGCG TTGGAAGAAAGGGCTCCAAGTGGTAAAAATGCCTTGTTATATTTTCTATACTTATCTGAAGCAGGTTCACTATTTAAATTGACTTCTTTCTATGTGCTTCATAAAATTTACCAGACCCTAGCTGCAAGAAAAGAGCAATCTGCCCTCAGGGCTGTGATTAAATGCATTGAAGAGTACAAACTTGAGGATGAGTTCCCTCCCGAAAATCTGAAGAAGCGACTTGATCAGTTGGAGAAGGTCAAGACGGACAAGAAGAAACCAGTTGTTGTCCCTGCCAACAAAAGAACAAGAGCAAGCAACAGCAATGGAGGCCCAATGCCTCCTGCCAAGGCTGGCCGTTTGACCAACGCATATGTGTCATCTTTCCCTGCTGCTCCGGCATTTGTTAGGTCTCCATCACACGGGCAATACCCAGCTGCTCTTCCAGCATATCCTTCCCCACCACACATGTACGGAAGCAGAAGCCCCCCAGCAAACCCCTATGCTGCTTACTCACCGGAGCCAGCACCAGCTATGGCAGGTTCATACCCAGCTGCATCAATGAACTACCCTGCATATGGTGGCTATGGAAATGTTATGGCACCAACTTATCAGCAGGCTTACTACCGATAG